The following are encoded together in the Gordonia insulae genome:
- a CDS encoding MFS transporter — protein MTESSSPATFEELAPDPESPEGKSLLRKAIGASAIGNATEWYDYGVYAATATYLTQAFFPGDLGSIGTMLGFAISFVLRPLGGMVWGPIGDRIGRKSVLATTILLISGATALIGLLPTHAVAGVWAPILLILLRVIQGFSTGGEYGGAATFMAEYAPDKKRGKYGSFLEFGTLAGFSAGTAIVLLFELLLSDDQMQTWGWRIPFMIALPLGLIGLYLRSQMEDTPVFKELEQENEIEGTAFTRFKDLLSNYWRPILIMFGMVIALNVVNYTLLAYQPTYLKSTIGLSDSSGSTVVLIGQLVMMVMIPFFGRWSDSTGRKPMWWGSLIGLFVLSLPLYWLMGQGFTWAIVGFVILGLLYIPQLATISATFPAMFPTQVRYAGFAISYNVATAAFGGTAPLVNDAVVESTGWNLFPAVYMMGACAIGMVAMVFLKETAGCSIRGTEIPSKENDFRMLEGAKP, from the coding sequence ATGACTGAATCATCCTCACCGGCGACTTTCGAAGAGCTCGCCCCCGATCCGGAATCACCGGAGGGAAAATCTCTGCTCCGCAAGGCGATCGGCGCATCCGCCATCGGCAATGCGACTGAGTGGTACGACTACGGCGTCTACGCCGCGACCGCGACATATCTGACACAAGCATTCTTTCCCGGCGACCTGGGCTCCATCGGCACCATGCTGGGCTTCGCGATCTCCTTCGTGCTGCGCCCGCTCGGCGGGATGGTGTGGGGGCCGATCGGCGACCGGATCGGTCGCAAATCGGTTCTCGCGACAACGATCCTGTTGATCTCCGGTGCCACCGCGCTGATCGGCCTGCTTCCCACGCACGCGGTCGCGGGCGTGTGGGCACCCATCCTGCTGATTCTGCTGCGGGTGATCCAGGGATTCTCGACCGGCGGTGAGTACGGCGGCGCTGCCACTTTCATGGCGGAGTACGCACCCGACAAGAAGCGCGGCAAGTACGGATCGTTCCTGGAGTTCGGTACGCTCGCCGGCTTCAGCGCAGGTACCGCGATCGTCCTGCTGTTCGAGCTGCTGCTGTCCGACGATCAGATGCAGACCTGGGGCTGGCGCATCCCGTTCATGATCGCATTGCCGCTGGGCCTCATCGGCCTGTACCTCCGGTCGCAGATGGAGGACACACCGGTCTTCAAGGAACTCGAGCAGGAAAACGAGATCGAGGGCACGGCGTTCACGCGGTTCAAGGATCTGCTGAGCAACTACTGGCGGCCGATCCTGATCATGTTCGGCATGGTCATCGCGCTCAACGTCGTCAACTACACGCTGCTGGCCTACCAGCCGACGTATCTGAAGAGCACCATCGGCCTGTCGGATTCATCGGGGTCGACCGTGGTCCTCATCGGTCAGTTGGTGATGATGGTGATGATCCCGTTCTTCGGGCGGTGGTCGGACAGTACAGGCCGCAAACCCATGTGGTGGGGTTCGCTGATCGGGCTGTTCGTGTTGTCGCTGCCGCTGTACTGGCTGATGGGTCAAGGGTTCACGTGGGCCATCGTCGGATTCGTGATCCTCGGCCTGCTGTACATCCCGCAGCTGGCCACCATCTCGGCGACCTTCCCGGCCATGTTCCCGACACAGGTCCGGTACGCGGGATTCGCCATCTCCTACAACGTGGCGACCGCGGCATTCGGTGGTACGGCCCCGTTGGTCAACGACGCCGTCGTGGAGTCCACCGGATGGAATCTGTTCCCGGCGGTCTACATGATGGGCGCCTGTGCGATCGGCATGGTGGCGATGGTGTTCCTCAAGGAAACCGCGGGCTGCTCGATCCGCGGCACCGAGATCCCCAGCAAGGAGAACGACTTCCGGATGTTGGAGGGCGCCAAGCCTTAG
- a CDS encoding DUF3830 family protein → MTDRYISVSLAQRGVKAVARLLDDEAPRTAAAVWDALPLGGQVYHGKFARNEIYTLLPAFAPTEPGAENTTITPIPGDLCYFTFDGVLTNPAYGYEAGSAPGEHQLLIDLAVFYGRNNLLVNGDVGWVPGNVFGTIVDGLSEFAEACNDVWMGGARGEVLSYARE, encoded by the coding sequence ATGACCGATCGCTACATCTCCGTCAGCCTCGCCCAACGCGGGGTCAAGGCGGTGGCACGTCTGCTCGACGACGAGGCGCCACGGACTGCCGCCGCGGTGTGGGATGCGCTCCCGTTGGGTGGCCAGGTTTACCACGGTAAATTCGCACGTAACGAGATCTACACGCTCCTCCCGGCGTTCGCGCCGACGGAACCGGGGGCGGAGAACACCACCATCACCCCCATACCGGGGGACTTGTGCTACTTCACTTTCGACGGAGTGCTGACCAATCCGGCCTACGGCTACGAGGCCGGGTCGGCACCGGGTGAGCACCAGCTCCTGATCGACCTCGCCGTTTTCTACGGGCGCAACAATCTGCTGGTCAACGGGGATGTCGGCTGGGTGCCCGGCAACGTCTTCGGGACCATCGTCGACGGTCTCAGCGAGTTCGCCGAGGCGTGTAATGACGTCTGGATGGGTGGGGCCCGAGGCGAAGTACTGTCCTATGCGCGTGAATGA
- a CDS encoding amidase yields the protein METSARWRSATDLVAGFGSGESSPVEVATEILDAISTENAAINAYCLVDADSALRDARASAERYAAGTPLGPLDGVPVSIKDLLLTSGWPTLRGSELLGSEDMVWDVDAPAVARLREAGAVLLGKVTTPEFGWKGVTDSLRCGITRNPWNTDRTSGGSSGGSAAAVAAGLGAMSVGTDGGGSIRIPASFCGIVGLKPTYGRIPLFPASPFGTLAHAGPMTRTVADCAAMLDVLSGFDSRDWSAMPTPTSRTADLLAQAPADLAGIRIAYSPTLGFGSNDPVVQQNTDAAVDVLRGLGAEVATVDLAWEDPAWAYHILWFSGAEVVVRAFGPGALEKIDPGLAQALDRHRDFTAADYLDATALRMAMGVEMGRLHETFDVLLTPTMPTVAFEAGVDVPPHSESPDWTSWTPYSYPFNLTGQPAITVPSGIDAGDAADGRGPGLPTGVQFVGARHHDDMVLRVAAAYEAAAPFATLEARR from the coding sequence ATGGAAACGAGCGCACGCTGGCGCAGTGCCACAGATCTGGTGGCCGGATTCGGCTCGGGTGAGTCGTCGCCGGTCGAGGTGGCCACGGAGATCCTCGACGCGATCAGCACCGAGAACGCCGCGATCAATGCGTATTGTCTGGTCGACGCCGATTCGGCATTGCGTGATGCGCGGGCGTCGGCCGAGCGCTACGCCGCCGGCACCCCGCTCGGGCCGCTCGACGGAGTGCCGGTCAGCATCAAGGACCTGCTCTTGACGTCGGGGTGGCCGACCTTGCGCGGCAGTGAACTCCTCGGGTCCGAGGACATGGTGTGGGATGTCGATGCACCCGCCGTCGCACGACTACGGGAGGCCGGCGCGGTACTGCTCGGCAAGGTCACCACGCCCGAGTTCGGCTGGAAGGGCGTCACCGACAGCCTGCGCTGCGGGATCACCCGAAATCCGTGGAACACCGATCGCACGTCCGGCGGCTCGAGTGGCGGGAGCGCTGCCGCGGTCGCGGCCGGACTGGGTGCCATGTCCGTCGGCACCGATGGGGGCGGATCGATCCGCATCCCTGCATCTTTCTGCGGCATAGTCGGTTTGAAGCCGACCTACGGACGCATTCCGTTGTTTCCGGCCAGTCCGTTCGGCACCCTCGCGCATGCCGGACCGATGACCAGGACGGTGGCCGACTGCGCGGCCATGCTCGATGTCCTCAGCGGATTCGACTCGCGGGACTGGTCGGCCATGCCGACCCCGACCTCCCGCACGGCCGATCTGCTCGCGCAGGCGCCCGCCGATCTCGCCGGCATCCGGATCGCGTACAGCCCGACCCTCGGCTTCGGTTCCAATGATCCTGTCGTGCAGCAGAACACCGACGCGGCGGTGGACGTTCTGCGTGGTCTGGGCGCCGAGGTGGCCACGGTCGATCTCGCGTGGGAGGACCCCGCGTGGGCGTACCACATCCTCTGGTTCAGCGGCGCGGAGGTGGTGGTGCGGGCGTTCGGGCCGGGTGCCCTCGAGAAGATCGACCCGGGGCTGGCGCAGGCACTCGACCGCCATCGCGATTTCACTGCAGCCGACTACCTCGACGCGACCGCGCTGCGCATGGCCATGGGTGTCGAGATGGGCAGGCTGCACGAGACCTTCGACGTCTTGCTCACCCCGACGATGCCGACCGTGGCATTCGAAGCGGGAGTGGATGTTCCGCCGCACTCGGAGAGTCCGGACTGGACATCGTGGACGCCGTACTCGTACCCGTTCAATCTCACCGGACAACCGGCGATCACCGTGCCGAGCGGCATCGACGCCGGGGACGCCGCGGATGGACGCGGCCCCGGGTTGCCGACCGGCGTGCAATTCGTCGGCGCCCGGCATCACGACGACATGGTGCTGCGGGTTGCCGCGGCCTACGAAGCGGCTGCGCCGTTCGCGACACTGGAGGCACGTCGATGA
- a CDS encoding sensor histidine kinase: MATAGDARGRLEVFLGCAPGVGKTYEMLATARGLVDEGVDVVVAVVESHGRVATAALVEGFEIIDRRRVEYRGTVLEEMDLDAVLARKPQVALVDELAHTNAPGMPNAKRWQDIEVLRDAGIDVLSTINIQHLESLNDVVAQITGVTQRETVPDDVVRAADQIELVDIAPQALRQRLAVGKVYPGGRIEGALANYFRQGNLTALRELALLWLADQVDDNLADYRAAHAITDTWEARERVVVAITGGPESATLLRRASRIASRSSAELVVVHVVRGDGLADNVPMDMAALRELAGGFSARIHTVVGDDIPATLLEFARGVNATQLVLGTSRRPRWQRLLDEGVGTSVVRDSGRIDVHMVTHDETRRRNRLDIRDTRFQRPLSWVAAVVVPVVVTGILALLDRWLGFASESALFFVAVLMVSMLGGIGPAALSAVVSGLLLNYFFTDPRFTFTIDEPDNLITILVMLVIAIAVAALVDSATTRRMQAQRAGRDAELLSLFSSAVLGGADVPGLLERVRETYDQAGVSLIRRHQRGAVTVESSVGAAPPVTEDDAVTVCQVPGGTFEMWLAGPELDGRDRRVLASVATQAAGAVQRHQLEADAAEAAAIAQADELRRALLSAVSHDLRTPLAAAKAAVSSLRSTDVTFSVEDTAELLATVEESVDQLAALVGNLLDSSRLAAGAVRPSLQRTYLAEVVHRAMAAVYRRDPKVPRVAVELEQAWAYTDAGLLERALANLIDNAVRHGGGEVTVQAQVGLIEAVGAPEVEVDDEPRCILRVIDHGPGIPLAERARVFTAFHQYGDQNGASSGVGLGLSVARGFVGAIGGTLDATETPGGGTTMVVTLPMRADRAAPDAGALR, encoded by the coding sequence ATGGCCACGGCAGGTGATGCCCGGGGGCGACTGGAGGTCTTCCTGGGATGTGCGCCGGGCGTGGGCAAGACGTACGAGATGCTTGCCACCGCTCGGGGTCTCGTCGACGAAGGTGTCGATGTCGTTGTCGCCGTGGTCGAGTCGCACGGCCGGGTCGCCACGGCCGCACTGGTCGAAGGATTCGAGATCATCGATCGCCGGCGGGTCGAGTATCGGGGCACCGTCCTCGAGGAGATGGACCTCGATGCCGTCCTCGCCCGGAAGCCCCAGGTGGCGCTCGTCGACGAACTCGCCCACACCAACGCTCCCGGGATGCCGAACGCCAAGCGATGGCAGGACATCGAGGTCCTGCGGGACGCCGGCATCGATGTCCTCTCGACGATCAACATCCAGCACCTCGAGAGCCTCAACGACGTCGTCGCCCAGATCACCGGTGTCACACAACGCGAAACCGTTCCCGACGACGTCGTCCGGGCCGCCGACCAGATCGAGCTGGTCGACATCGCGCCTCAGGCGCTCCGGCAACGGCTCGCGGTGGGGAAGGTGTATCCGGGGGGTCGGATCGAGGGTGCGCTGGCGAACTACTTCCGACAGGGCAACCTCACCGCTCTCCGGGAACTCGCGCTGCTGTGGCTTGCCGATCAGGTCGACGACAATCTCGCCGATTACCGCGCGGCGCATGCGATCACCGACACCTGGGAGGCCAGAGAGCGGGTGGTCGTCGCCATCACCGGTGGACCGGAGTCGGCGACTCTCTTGCGCCGTGCGAGTCGCATCGCATCGCGATCCAGTGCGGAACTCGTCGTCGTGCACGTCGTTCGCGGCGACGGACTCGCGGACAACGTACCGATGGACATGGCCGCTCTGCGGGAGTTGGCGGGAGGTTTCAGCGCCAGGATCCACACCGTCGTCGGTGACGACATCCCGGCCACACTCCTCGAGTTCGCGCGTGGAGTCAACGCCACCCAGCTGGTCCTCGGTACCTCCCGACGGCCGCGATGGCAGCGACTCCTGGACGAGGGCGTGGGTACGAGCGTGGTCCGGGACAGCGGCCGGATCGACGTGCACATGGTCACGCACGACGAGACGCGTCGACGCAATCGGCTCGACATCCGCGACACCCGATTCCAACGGCCGCTGAGCTGGGTGGCCGCTGTCGTCGTCCCGGTGGTGGTCACCGGCATCCTCGCCCTGCTGGATCGGTGGCTCGGATTCGCCAGCGAATCAGCACTGTTCTTCGTGGCAGTGCTGATGGTGTCGATGCTCGGTGGCATCGGACCGGCCGCATTGTCGGCGGTGGTGTCCGGACTGCTTCTGAACTACTTCTTCACCGATCCACGTTTCACGTTCACCATCGACGAGCCGGACAACCTGATCACCATCCTGGTGATGCTCGTGATCGCGATCGCCGTTGCCGCACTCGTCGATTCCGCGACCACCCGTCGGATGCAGGCGCAGCGCGCCGGCCGTGATGCGGAGTTGCTGTCGCTGTTCTCCAGCGCGGTGCTCGGTGGCGCGGACGTTCCCGGACTGCTCGAACGTGTACGCGAGACTTACGACCAGGCCGGGGTCTCGCTGATCCGTCGACATCAGCGGGGCGCGGTGACCGTGGAGTCGTCGGTCGGCGCCGCCCCGCCGGTGACCGAGGATGACGCCGTGACGGTGTGCCAGGTGCCCGGCGGAACGTTCGAGATGTGGCTCGCCGGACCGGAGTTGGATGGTCGGGACCGTCGTGTCCTCGCGTCGGTCGCCACCCAGGCGGCCGGTGCGGTGCAGCGCCACCAACTCGAGGCCGACGCGGCCGAGGCGGCCGCGATCGCGCAGGCCGACGAGTTGCGGAGAGCGTTGCTGTCGGCGGTGAGCCATGATCTCCGCACGCCGCTCGCCGCGGCGAAGGCGGCGGTGTCGAGTCTGCGCAGCACCGACGTCACCTTCAGCGTCGAGGACACCGCCGAACTGTTGGCCACCGTCGAGGAATCCGTCGATCAGCTCGCCGCACTCGTCGGCAATCTGCTGGACTCGTCCCGACTCGCCGCCGGCGCGGTCCGGCCGAGTCTGCAGCGGACCTATCTCGCCGAGGTCGTGCATCGCGCGATGGCGGCCGTCTACCGACGGGACCCGAAGGTCCCGCGCGTTGCCGTGGAACTCGAACAGGCGTGGGCCTACACCGACGCGGGGCTCCTCGAACGTGCACTGGCCAATCTGATCGACAACGCCGTCCGGCACGGCGGCGGTGAGGTCACGGTGCAGGCGCAGGTCGGGCTGATCGAGGCTGTGGGTGCACCCGAGGTGGAAGTCGACGACGAGCCACGGTGCATCCTGCGAGTCATCGATCACGGACCGGGGATCCCGCTCGCCGAGCGCGCTCGGGTCTTCACCGCGTTCCATCAGTACGGCGACCAGAACGGTGCGAGTTCAGGTGTCGGACTGGGATTGTCGGTGGCCCGAGGATTCGTCGGCGCCATCGGCGGGACCCTCGATGCGACCGAGACGCCCGGCGGGGGTACCACCATGGTGGTCACCCTGCCGATGCGTGCGGACCGGGCCGCCCCCGACGCCGGTGCGCTCCGATGA
- a CDS encoding GntR family transcriptional regulator: MSMSVSQDNSQGRKRILTPLVQESTPAIIARKLHDAIASGNFPPGSQLTESGLAADLGVSRGPLREAMQRLTAEGLLVSHRNRGLFVVSMDDDDIRDMYVARTAVERAAVAELIVRRDSGAVDDLNDAVARMRAFIDHPNSAEMAEADMEFHQILVEHAHSQRLSRLHETILVETRMCLRAMRGTYSSGKERIDEHQALVDAIAAGDAPAADRLMIEHMKDGLHRLVGVGEPSEASSA, encoded by the coding sequence ATGTCGATGAGTGTTTCGCAGGACAACAGCCAAGGGCGGAAGAGAATTCTGACCCCATTGGTGCAGGAGTCCACACCCGCGATCATCGCCCGCAAGTTGCACGACGCGATCGCGAGCGGTAACTTTCCGCCCGGTTCGCAGCTGACCGAGTCCGGTCTGGCCGCCGACCTGGGGGTGAGTCGAGGGCCGTTGCGTGAGGCCATGCAACGACTCACGGCCGAGGGGTTGCTGGTCAGCCATCGCAACCGCGGACTGTTCGTGGTGTCGATGGACGACGATGACATCCGGGACATGTACGTGGCCCGGACGGCGGTGGAACGTGCCGCCGTGGCGGAGCTGATCGTGCGTCGAGACAGCGGCGCCGTCGACGACCTCAACGATGCGGTCGCCCGGATGCGAGCGTTCATCGACCATCCGAACAGTGCCGAGATGGCCGAGGCAGACATGGAGTTTCACCAGATCCTGGTGGAACATGCGCACAGCCAGCGACTTTCACGACTACACGAGACCATACTGGTGGAGACGCGAATGTGCCTGCGCGCAATGCGGGGAACGTATTCCTCGGGGAAGGAGCGGATCGACGAGCACCAGGCATTGGTGGACGCCATAGCGGCAGGAGACGCGCCGGCGGCTGACAGACTGATGATCGAGCACATGAAAGACGGCCTGCATCGACTTGTGGGCGTGGGCGAGCCGTCGGAAGCCTCGTCGGCGTGA
- a CDS encoding maleate cis-trans isomerase family protein translates to MRVTTRTPTVAMLYPGHAAEDDYPLAESALGGAVRLPVVITDIESDDHTVDAMRAVGTGPRLHDGARAASRHDPDALMWACTSGSFLYGWAGAHAQVARISEAVGLPVSSTSLAFAAACRELQITSVAIAATYPAAVADGFATFLADAGITVVSAAAHDIETATEAGSVDGDNLFEMVRSVDTPNAEAVLVPDTALHTIGWLDDLERDIAKPVLTANQVTVWEALRLVDRPLVVDGFGKLFGDNRITARTGSPYPPR, encoded by the coding sequence ATGCGGGTGACAACCAGAACGCCCACAGTCGCAATGCTCTATCCAGGACACGCCGCGGAGGACGACTACCCGTTGGCCGAGAGCGCACTCGGCGGCGCCGTCCGGTTGCCGGTGGTCATCACTGACATCGAATCGGACGATCACACGGTCGACGCGATGCGTGCGGTGGGTACCGGACCACGGCTCCACGACGGCGCCCGCGCGGCGTCTCGACACGATCCGGATGCCCTGATGTGGGCATGTACGTCAGGGAGCTTCCTGTACGGCTGGGCCGGCGCACACGCACAGGTGGCACGCATCTCCGAGGCGGTGGGGCTGCCGGTGTCGTCGACGTCGCTGGCCTTCGCGGCCGCGTGCCGGGAACTCCAGATCACCTCCGTCGCCATCGCTGCCACCTATCCCGCAGCGGTCGCCGACGGTTTCGCCACCTTCCTCGCCGACGCCGGGATCACCGTCGTCTCCGCGGCTGCGCACGACATCGAGACGGCGACGGAGGCGGGTTCGGTCGACGGCGACAACCTGTTCGAGATGGTCCGCTCCGTCGACACGCCGAACGCCGAGGCGGTCCTGGTCCCCGACACCGCGCTGCACACCATCGGCTGGCTCGACGACCTGGAACGCGACATCGCGAAACCGGTCCTCACCGCCAATCAGGTCACCGTCTGGGAGGCCCTGAGACTCGTCGATCGGCCCCTCGTCGTCGACGGATTCGGGAAGCTGTTCGGCGACAACCGGATCACCGCACGAACCGGTAGCCCATACCCGCCTCGGTGA
- a CDS encoding M20 family metallopeptidase has protein sequence MKGDAVSLTEAEAGVLSHINADTVAMLTASLVEVPSENPGGTEAATVEVLQKACRSAGFTVSTHEVSPGRPNLTATLAAGDGPGLMLLGHSDVVPAGPGWTAEPFRPRFADGRIYGRGTTDMKGGLAAAVIAMQALSHASAYGVDLGGPVQLVCTVDEEEHGLGVRDFVTRKQEHAFAGCIVAEPTDLQIVRGCRGASYLEIDITGRAAHSGRPADGRSAIDAAASIIDLIRFDHQQLAMTADDLLGSGTWNVGTIQGGQGISVVAPMCNLGIDRRLLPEEKAEEIAAQLRSAIKDSAIDTDGVTVDVAVTMEMPGFATPADHALVTTAVGAVTDAGRTTSVGGWSAACDGGFVNRDLGIPAIVLGPGNINAEAHQPDESVAIADLEAAARAYALAALRLLG, from the coding sequence ATGAAAGGTGATGCGGTGTCGCTGACCGAGGCGGAGGCCGGCGTGCTGTCCCACATCAACGCCGACACCGTGGCGATGCTCACCGCGTCGCTCGTCGAGGTGCCGAGCGAGAATCCCGGCGGCACCGAGGCCGCCACCGTGGAGGTCCTGCAGAAGGCGTGTCGATCCGCGGGCTTCACGGTGAGCACCCACGAGGTGTCACCCGGGCGGCCCAACCTCACGGCCACACTGGCCGCAGGCGACGGTCCGGGCCTCATGCTGCTGGGCCACTCCGACGTGGTGCCCGCCGGACCCGGGTGGACCGCCGAGCCCTTCCGTCCCCGGTTCGCCGACGGCCGCATCTACGGTCGCGGCACCACCGACATGAAGGGCGGGCTGGCGGCCGCGGTGATCGCGATGCAGGCGCTCTCGCACGCGTCGGCGTACGGCGTCGATCTGGGCGGTCCCGTCCAGCTGGTGTGCACCGTCGACGAGGAGGAACACGGACTCGGGGTCCGCGATTTCGTCACCCGGAAACAGGAACACGCCTTTGCCGGCTGCATCGTCGCCGAGCCCACCGACCTGCAGATCGTCCGCGGTTGCCGCGGCGCCTCCTACCTGGAGATCGACATCACCGGCCGCGCAGCGCATTCCGGCCGTCCGGCGGACGGACGGAGCGCCATCGACGCCGCCGCATCCATCATCGATCTCATCCGGTTCGACCATCAGCAACTCGCGATGACCGCCGACGACCTGCTGGGTTCCGGGACCTGGAACGTGGGCACCATCCAAGGTGGGCAAGGGATCTCGGTGGTCGCACCGATGTGCAACCTCGGCATCGACCGCCGCCTGCTGCCCGAGGAGAAGGCCGAGGAGATCGCCGCGCAGTTGCGTTCCGCGATCAAGGATTCGGCGATCGACACCGACGGCGTCACCGTCGACGTCGCGGTCACGATGGAGATGCCGGGGTTCGCCACCCCCGCCGACCACGCCCTGGTCACCACTGCGGTCGGCGCCGTCACCGATGCGGGGCGCACCACATCGGTGGGCGGTTGGAGCGCGGCGTGCGACGGCGGATTCGTCAACCGCGATCTCGGTATCCCCGCGATCGTGTTGGGCCCCGGCAACATCAACGCTGAGGCACATCAGCCCGATGAGTCCGTCGCGATCGCCGACCTCGAGGCCGCCGCCCGCGCGTACGCCCTCGCCGCGCTCCGTCTCCTGGGCTGA
- a CDS encoding potassium-transporting ATPase subunit C translates to MTTVMSGFVRQCVAALGVLVALTVVLGVAYPAAVWAVSRVGSNSAEGSQIVDASGCTVGSSLIGVDPQVPSGRPDPYLHGRVLGSGDDAMATGDPAASAASNKGPNNADLLVWIEQRRTEIAAREAVVPAEVPADAVTGSGSGLDPDISPEYAQLQVPRLARENQRSPAEIEKVIDDHTHGRQLGFLGQPRVNVLGVNLALGHTVASCP, encoded by the coding sequence GTGACGACCGTGATGTCAGGTTTCGTGCGGCAGTGCGTCGCGGCACTCGGGGTGCTGGTGGCACTGACCGTGGTGTTGGGCGTCGCCTATCCGGCTGCGGTATGGGCGGTTTCGCGGGTGGGCAGCAACTCGGCGGAGGGGTCGCAGATCGTCGACGCCTCCGGTTGCACTGTGGGGTCGTCGCTGATCGGCGTCGATCCGCAGGTGCCCTCGGGCCGACCGGACCCCTACCTGCACGGCCGGGTGCTCGGTTCCGGTGACGACGCGATGGCCACCGGCGATCCGGCGGCATCGGCGGCGAGCAACAAGGGGCCCAACAACGCGGATCTGCTCGTGTGGATCGAACAACGTCGCACGGAGATCGCCGCCCGGGAAGCCGTCGTACCGGCGGAGGTGCCCGCCGATGCGGTCACGGGTTCTGGCTCGGGTCTCGATCCCGACATCAGCCCGGAGTATGCGCAGCTGCAGGTTCCACGGCTGGCACGTGAGAACCAGAGGTCGCCTGCAGAGATCGAGAAGGTCATCGACGACCACACCCACGGCCGCCAACTGGGATTCCTCGGGCAGCCGCGCGTGAACGTTCTCGGAGTGAACCTCGCCCTCGGCCACACTGTGGCCTCGTGTCCGTGA
- a CDS encoding response regulator: MTGVRVLVVDDEPQLLRALRINLKARGFEVTTASTGAEALTAAARTNPQVVVLDLGLPDFDGLTVLEGLRGWTNVPVIVLSARTDAADKVAALDAGADDYVTKPFGMEEFLARLRAAVRRGSTSSVGPEAPVVEAGSFTVDLSAKTVIRADQPVHLTPTEWGILEQLVRNEGKLVGQRDILRNVWGPTYDNQTNYLRVYLASLRRKLENDPARPRHLLTEAGMGYRFVR, from the coding sequence ATGACCGGCGTGCGGGTGCTCGTCGTCGACGATGAACCGCAACTTCTGCGGGCACTGCGAATCAACCTCAAGGCGAGGGGATTCGAGGTGACGACGGCGTCCACCGGAGCCGAGGCGCTGACCGCGGCCGCCCGAACCAACCCGCAGGTGGTGGTCCTCGACCTCGGGTTGCCGGACTTCGACGGGTTGACCGTCCTCGAGGGACTGCGCGGCTGGACCAACGTCCCGGTCATCGTGCTGTCGGCCCGGACCGACGCCGCCGACAAGGTGGCTGCCCTCGACGCCGGCGCCGACGACTACGTGACGAAACCGTTCGGCATGGAGGAGTTCCTCGCACGTTTGCGGGCCGCCGTCCGGCGCGGTTCGACGTCCTCGGTCGGACCGGAGGCACCCGTGGTCGAGGCCGGCAGCTTCACCGTCGATCTGTCCGCCAAGACCGTCATCCGTGCGGATCAGCCCGTGCACCTCACGCCGACCGAGTGGGGCATCCTCGAGCAGCTGGTGCGCAACGAGGGAAAGCTGGTCGGACAGAGGGACATCCTGCGCAACGTGTGGGGGCCGACCTACGACAACCAGACGAACTACCTCCGGGTGTATCTCGCCAGTCTCCGACGAAAACTCGAGAACGACCCGGCCCGCCCCCGACACCTGCTCACCGAGGCGGGTATGGGCTACCGGTTCGTGCGGTGA